In Saprospiraceae bacterium, one DNA window encodes the following:
- a CDS encoding carboxypeptidase-like regulatory domain-containing protein — protein MNLRTLSILVSIIFLSVLHISAQKKTEPIKVIEFSGIVFEEDKNGTPIPLPYTNVAVKGTSRGASADNNGFFSFVALAGETIVFSRIGYKTVEVIVPDTLNSEKYKWMQPMSEDNILLPEAVIFPWPSKEHFKQEFLEIDITNELRENAIANLAEEKMRELRYSVPVDGKEASSMVIKQQANDYVYTGQMRPQNIFNPLAWKKFIDAWRRGDFKKKDKK, from the coding sequence ATGAATCTTAGAACTCTATCCATATTAGTTTCAATTATATTTTTGAGCGTACTACATATTTCCGCCCAGAAAAAAACTGAACCCATCAAGGTGATTGAGTTTTCCGGGATTGTATTTGAAGAAGATAAAAACGGCACTCCCATACCTCTTCCTTATACCAACGTTGCTGTGAAAGGTACAAGCAGAGGTGCATCAGCAGACAATAATGGCTTTTTCTCATTTGTTGCCCTTGCCGGAGAAACGATTGTGTTTTCCAGGATAGGGTATAAAACAGTAGAAGTCATAGTTCCTGACACTCTCAATTCAGAAAAATATAAGTGGATGCAACCCATGTCTGAGGACAACATTCTTCTGCCTGAAGCGGTGATTTTTCCTTGGCCGAGTAAAGAGCACTTTAAACAGGAGTTTTTGGAAATCGATATCACCAATGAATTAAGAGAAAATGCCATCGCTAATCTTGCTGAAGAAAAAATGAGAGAACTCAGATATTCAGTACCTGTTGATGGCAAAGAAGCATCGTCTATGGTCATCAAGCAGCAGGCAAATGATTATGTCTACACTGGTCAGATGAGACCTCAAAATATATTTAATCCACTTGCCTGGAAAAAATTTATAGATGCCTGGAGAAGAGGAGATTTCAAAAAGAAAGATAAAAAGTAA
- the ligA gene encoding NAD-dependent DNA ligase LigA encodes MYTPEKQQYYIDQSKIFLQKQATVKDLTELRDVLTFHERKYYIEDNPLISDFEYDQLYKQLVQIEEDHPDLITADSPTQRVSTDLSGEFQSVPHTVPMLSLDNSYNEDDLNDFDAAVKKLCGLSADADIAYCVEPKYDGGSIALVYENDVLVRAATRGNGTYGEEMTPNARTLPSIPLRASFSAKGIVKAEVRGEALIRKDNFERINREREKEGLTLFANPRNAATGGLRTKDANETRKRGLEAFVYQLAYAVDKDGNSVLPTLKSHFSGIEMLENIGFKTPKDEKSVCANIQEVHQFVRYWEKKRDDYEYEIDGMVIKVNDLLLQERCGSTAHHPRWAIAFKFKAKQATSKLLSVEYQVGKIGSITPVAKIEPVYLAGVTVSSISLHNEEFIKSKDLRLGDTVLVERAGDVIPYIVKSFPELRSGNEVVIEFPEFCPSNQTGVPVKLLREEGEAAWRCPDCVCGAQDLQKMIFHVSKDAMEIDGFGKSYVERFFELGWLRDISDIYNLDYDKIATLDGFGRKSAENIKNSIEKAKQNPIQRLLHSLSIHHLGKKASKLIAEQIDHVLDLIHWEVERFLEIKDIGPVVAENVKAWFSVQKNVEMLRRMEASGVNLTQTEEDKPLKVSEEGVFYGKTILFTGTLQTMGRKEAEELAAKSGAKNISAVSSNLNILVVGENAGSKLKKAQQLGTVEILTEEEFLAKVKLT; translated from the coding sequence ATGTACACACCTGAGAAACAACAATACTATATAGATCAATCCAAAATTTTTCTCCAAAAACAGGCTACTGTTAAAGATCTCACAGAACTCAGAGATGTACTTACTTTTCATGAAAGAAAATATTACATCGAAGACAATCCTCTGATTTCGGATTTTGAATACGACCAACTATACAAACAGTTGGTTCAAATCGAAGAAGATCATCCGGACCTCATTACGGCTGATTCGCCCACTCAGAGGGTCAGTACAGATTTGTCCGGGGAATTTCAGTCCGTACCACACACTGTACCGATGTTGTCTCTGGACAACTCCTACAATGAAGACGACCTCAATGATTTTGATGCTGCTGTCAAGAAACTGTGTGGACTTTCGGCAGATGCAGATATTGCATACTGCGTAGAACCCAAATATGATGGTGGTAGCATCGCACTTGTATATGAAAATGATGTGTTAGTCAGAGCGGCCACGAGAGGCAACGGTACATATGGTGAAGAAATGACTCCCAATGCCCGCACGCTTCCAAGTATTCCGCTCAGAGCATCATTTTCAGCCAAAGGTATCGTCAAAGCAGAAGTAAGAGGAGAGGCATTGATCAGAAAAGACAATTTTGAACGCATCAACAGGGAAAGAGAGAAGGAAGGTTTGACACTATTTGCCAATCCAAGAAATGCAGCGACTGGTGGACTCAGGACCAAAGATGCCAACGAAACCCGAAAAAGAGGACTTGAAGCCTTTGTTTACCAATTGGCTTATGCTGTAGATAAGGATGGCAATTCTGTATTGCCCACTTTGAAATCTCACTTTTCAGGAATAGAAATGCTTGAAAACATCGGATTTAAGACTCCAAAGGATGAAAAGTCAGTTTGTGCCAATATACAGGAAGTGCATCAGTTTGTAAGATACTGGGAAAAGAAAAGAGATGACTATGAGTATGAAATAGATGGTATGGTGATCAAGGTCAATGACCTTCTGCTCCAGGAAAGGTGCGGATCGACAGCACATCATCCAAGGTGGGCAATTGCTTTTAAATTTAAAGCCAAACAAGCGACCAGCAAACTATTGTCAGTCGAATATCAAGTAGGGAAAATAGGATCCATTACTCCGGTCGCCAAAATTGAACCCGTCTATCTGGCAGGAGTTACAGTGTCGTCCATTTCTCTCCATAATGAAGAATTTATCAAGTCGAAAGATTTGCGGCTTGGTGATACTGTATTGGTAGAACGGGCGGGAGATGTCATCCCTTACATCGTAAAATCCTTTCCTGAGCTTCGTAGTGGTAATGAAGTCGTGATAGAATTTCCGGAGTTTTGCCCGTCAAATCAGACCGGTGTTCCTGTAAAACTTTTGAGAGAAGAGGGAGAAGCAGCCTGGAGATGCCCTGATTGTGTTTGTGGAGCACAGGATTTACAGAAAATGATATTTCATGTCTCTAAAGATGCCATGGAAATTGACGGGTTTGGAAAGTCATATGTAGAAAGATTTTTTGAATTGGGATGGTTACGAGACATCAGTGACATCTACAATCTGGATTATGATAAGATAGCCACGCTCGATGGTTTTGGAAGAAAATCAGCTGAAAATATCAAAAACTCTATCGAGAAAGCAAAACAGAACCCTATCCAAAGGTTGCTGCACTCACTGAGCATCCATCATTTGGGTAAAAAAGCCAGTAAACTCATTGCAGAGCAAATTGATCATGTGTTGGATTTGATCCATTGGGAAGTCGAGCGATTTCTTGAAATAAAAGACATCGGACCTGTTGTCGCTGAAAATGTAAAAGCCTGGTTTTCAGTACAGAAAAATGTGGAAATGCTGAGGAGAATGGAAGCATCCGGTGTGAATCTCACCCAAACCGAAGAGGACAAACCATTGAAGGTATCTGAAGAAGGTGTATTTTATGGTAAAACCATACTATTTACCGGCACACTGCAGACTATGGGTAGAAAAGAAGCTGAAGAACTCGCGGCAAAATCAGGTGCAAAAAACATTTCAGCTGTCAGTTCAAATCTCAATATACTCGTAGTGGGAGAAAATGCAGGATCTAAACTTAAAAAAGCGCAACAACTCGGTACTGTTGAAATATTAACAGAAGAGGAGTTTTTGGCAAAAGTGAAATTAACCTGA
- the trmB gene encoding tRNA (guanosine(46)-N7)-methyltransferase TrmB, with protein sequence MSKNKLKKFEAILDFPHVYENYDPKHPKLIRSKDEVVDLKNNWNQGHFKNGQPIILELACGRGEYTEALAEAYPDINFIGVDVKGARIWKGATNTLNKGLKNAAFLRTRIEQLDLFMGKDEVDSIWITFPDPFLRESKENKRLTSPRFLNMYKNILKPGGILHLKTDDPTLYQFTLDTLSTYQGARVLYHNEDIYSAQLPYPELAYKTYYEKSHLADGRKIKYVRFTIN encoded by the coding sequence ATGAGCAAAAATAAATTAAAAAAATTTGAAGCTATATTGGATTTTCCTCATGTTTATGAAAATTATGACCCAAAACATCCCAAATTAATCCGTTCAAAAGACGAAGTTGTAGACTTAAAAAATAATTGGAATCAGGGACATTTTAAAAATGGGCAGCCTATCATCCTGGAGCTTGCATGCGGTAGAGGTGAGTATACAGAAGCATTAGCAGAGGCGTATCCGGACATCAACTTTATAGGAGTGGATGTAAAAGGAGCCAGAATCTGGAAAGGGGCTACCAATACATTGAATAAAGGTTTAAAGAACGCTGCCTTTCTCAGAACCAGAATTGAGCAATTAGACCTTTTTATGGGAAAAGATGAGGTGGATAGCATATGGATTACATTTCCAGATCCGTTTCTCAGAGAAAGCAAAGAAAACAAAAGGCTAACATCGCCAAGATTTCTCAATATGTATAAAAACATTCTGAAACCAGGAGGTATCTTGCATCTCAAAACGGATGACCCTACACTTTATCAGTTTACGTTGGATACTTTATCAACTTATCAGGGAGCTCGTGTACTTTACCATAATGAAGACATTTATTCAGCTCAGCTACCATATCCTGAACTTGCTTACAAAACCTACTATGAAAAAAGTCATTTGGCTGATGGAAGGAAAATTAAATATGTGAGATTTACTATCAATTAA
- a CDS encoding PorT family protein has translation MNKIFVLACFLLTFQFGFSQSFGIRAGLNYTKFSGPLETGVNEEFKLANGFHFGVNYAYNFADRLAIRGEFLYSQVGSKYNYDGDSFYKIPLGNAFIYEKGKSTIEMKISNAYLTIPVTLQWQATKKIEISAGLYASYLIGPRGNGTIYFEKNKDSLFFKQSLVHNYYKDEAGGIANNASGASVWVDGIVVTLARDAGAYYNYASTEMDGKLYNRWDFGLTGGISYFINRGFYFGLRYDFGLRDISNNKMDYLRKEIDKTTGKGILSNHFDRNVGFQASFGFRF, from the coding sequence ATGAACAAAATATTCGTTTTAGCATGTTTTTTATTGACCTTTCAATTTGGATTCAGCCAGAGTTTTGGCATCCGTGCGGGTCTTAACTATACCAAGTTTTCAGGACCACTTGAGACCGGGGTCAATGAAGAATTTAAGCTCGCCAATGGGTTTCATTTTGGAGTCAATTATGCTTATAATTTTGCTGACAGACTTGCTATCAGGGGAGAGTTTTTATATTCACAAGTAGGCTCAAAGTATAACTATGACGGAGATTCATTTTATAAGATACCCTTGGGTAATGCATTTATTTATGAAAAAGGAAAGTCCACTATTGAAATGAAAATTTCTAATGCCTATCTTACTATTCCGGTAACTTTACAATGGCAAGCTACAAAAAAAATTGAGATATCAGCGGGATTATATGCTTCATATCTGATAGGGCCAAGAGGCAACGGCACTATATATTTCGAAAAAAATAAGGACAGTCTTTTCTTCAAACAGTCCTTGGTGCACAATTACTACAAGGATGAGGCAGGCGGAATAGCAAACAATGCATCGGGAGCTTCTGTTTGGGTAGACGGTATAGTCGTTACATTGGCAAGGGATGCAGGTGCTTATTATAATTATGCGTCTACAGAAATGGATGGCAAATTGTACAATAGATGGGATTTCGGGCTTACCGGCGGTATTTCATATTTTATCAACAGAGGATTCTATTTTGGTTTGAGGTACGATTTTGGGCTTAGGGATATTTCAAATAATAAAATGGATTACTTGAGAAAAGAAATAGACAAAACCACTGGAAAAGGTATCCTGAGTAACCACTTTGACCGCAATGTAGGATTTCAGGCCTCTTTTGGCTTCAGATTTTAG
- a CDS encoding OmpH family outer membrane protein, with protein sequence MNRIYSIMSFLFLTLAATNAQKIGYINSQEILASLPEVKQANSDIEVMKTMFQKKGEDMVKELQTKYQDLQKKQQSGELAPVEIEKQSALLKLEEAKLGEFEKSSQDKIYAKTEELLKPIQDRVNKAIKDVATENGFLYIFDSGMGVILYSDPASDATKMVKDKLGITTTAVAPK encoded by the coding sequence ATGAACAGAATTTATTCCATTATGTCTTTCCTGTTTTTAACCTTGGCAGCTACAAATGCCCAAAAAATAGGATACATCAATTCGCAGGAAATATTGGCGTCCCTGCCCGAAGTAAAACAAGCCAATTCAGATATTGAAGTGATGAAAACCATGTTTCAGAAAAAAGGTGAAGACATGGTCAAAGAACTTCAAACTAAGTATCAGGACTTACAGAAAAAACAACAATCCGGCGAACTCGCTCCTGTAGAAATCGAAAAACAATCTGCTCTTCTAAAACTCGAAGAGGCAAAGCTCGGTGAATTTGAGAAATCAAGTCAGGACAAAATTTACGCTAAAACAGAAGAGTTACTAAAGCCTATTCAGGATAGGGTCAACAAAGCCATCAAGGATGTGGCTACAGAAAATGGATTTTTGTATATCTTTGATTCCGGTATGGGAGTTATCCTTTACTCAGATCCTGCATCTGATGCTACAAAGATGGTTAAAGATAAGCTAGGAATTACAACGACGGCCGTCGCACCTAAGTAA
- the metF gene encoding methylenetetrahydrofolate reductase [NAD(P)H], whose protein sequence is MKITEYFNKSKGNTLVSFEVLPPLKGGSMSDIFNTLDPLMEFKPPFIDVTYHREEFVYNKRESGYYEKTAIRKRPGTVGICASIMHRYGIDAIPHLICGGFSIEETENALIDLNFLGINNVLALRGDARQFEDKFIAEPNGHKYAVDLVKQVQHMNQGIYLDSNIEKGTPTDFCIGVAGYPEKHFEAPNFAMDIEYLKKKIDAGASYIVTQMFFDNANFFKFRDACIEAGITVPIVPGLKPITRKYQLSSIPRKFFINFPEDLVKEVNKTEDKDIKKIGIEWCIAQCKELKASGVPCIHFYTMGDADTTYKIVEKI, encoded by the coding sequence TTGAAAATTACAGAATATTTTAATAAATCTAAAGGAAATACCCTTGTATCGTTTGAAGTATTGCCACCTCTGAAAGGCGGCAGCATGTCTGATATTTTTAATACACTTGACCCATTGATGGAATTCAAGCCTCCTTTTATAGACGTAACCTATCATAGAGAAGAATTCGTCTACAATAAAAGAGAAAGCGGGTACTACGAAAAAACTGCAATCAGAAAAAGACCAGGAACAGTTGGCATCTGTGCCTCCATTATGCACAGATATGGTATCGACGCCATTCCCCATCTTATCTGCGGAGGATTCAGTATAGAAGAGACAGAAAATGCCCTGATAGATCTGAATTTTCTTGGTATCAATAATGTATTGGCACTTAGAGGAGACGCCCGTCAGTTTGAGGACAAATTTATAGCTGAGCCAAATGGACACAAATATGCCGTTGATCTTGTAAAACAGGTACAACATATGAATCAAGGCATCTATTTGGACAGTAATATTGAAAAAGGAACTCCTACTGATTTTTGTATTGGTGTGGCAGGATATCCGGAAAAACACTTTGAAGCTCCTAATTTTGCTATGGATATAGAATATCTGAAGAAAAAAATAGATGCAGGTGCCAGCTATATAGTGACTCAAATGTTTTTTGACAATGCCAATTTTTTCAAATTCAGAGATGCATGCATCGAAGCGGGTATCACCGTACCCATCGTACCGGGTTTAAAACCCATCACCCGCAAATATCAGTTATCATCTATCCCCAGGAAATTTTTTATCAATTTTCCAGAAGATCTTGTCAAAGAAGTCAATAAAACTGAAGATAAAGATATAAAAAAGATTGGCATCGAATGGTGCATCGCACAGTGTAAGGAACTGAAAGCATCAGGTGTACCATGCATCCATTTTTATACTATGGGAGATGCAGACACCACATATAAGATAGTGGAGAAGATATAA
- a CDS encoding OmpH family outer membrane protein, which produces MKTKNFIFSILIILVASMSVHAQKIALVDINDVLSAMPEYQNAQTELDKIAAGWRQEIAQEFDKVKSMYNKFQAEQVLLSMDDKTRREEEIIKKENEVREMQKAKFGPEGALFKKRQEMVAPIQEKVFAAIESYAADRGYDIIFDKGGATGLLFSNAEYDKTADLKKRLNIK; this is translated from the coding sequence ATGAAAACAAAAAATTTTATATTTTCAATATTAATTATTCTGGTTGCGTCGATGAGTGTACATGCTCAAAAAATAGCTTTGGTAGATATTAATGATGTTCTATCAGCTATGCCGGAGTACCAGAATGCTCAGACAGAATTAGACAAAATAGCTGCAGGGTGGAGACAAGAGATTGCTCAGGAATTTGATAAAGTAAAAAGTATGTACAATAAGTTCCAGGCAGAACAAGTGCTCCTGAGTATGGATGATAAGACAAGAAGGGAAGAGGAAATCATCAAAAAGGAAAATGAAGTACGTGAAATGCAAAAAGCAAAATTTGGACCCGAAGGTGCATTATTTAAAAAAAGACAAGAGATGGTAGCACCTATTCAGGAAAAAGTATTTGCTGCTATAGAATCTTATGCTGCTGACAGGGGATATGATATCATATTTGATAAGGGCGGAGCAACAGGACTTTTATTTTCAAATGCCGAGTATGACAAAACAGCGGATCTTAAGAAGAGACTCAATATTAAATAA
- the prfA gene encoding peptide chain release factor 1, whose amino-acid sequence MLDKLETIQDRYYYLEEKLSDPEVLADMKQFAKINKEYKDLTEIIETYREYKMIVEHISNAREMLKDADPEMREMAESELSDLNPQLEELQEKINYLLIPKDPEDSKDVVFEIRSGTGGDEASIFAGDLFRMYSKYFESQGWKTEVIDENPGSVGGYNKIVMEVYGADVYGKLKFESGAHRVQRVPKTESQGRVHTSAATVAVMPKFEEEEIDIRKDDLKTDTFRAQGAGGQHVNKTESGVRFTHIPTGIVAESTDSRSQHKNREIALQRLYVKIQDAAKEKSYLEQKDKRKSLVGTGDRSDKIRTYNYPQNRITDHRINLTIYNLDSVVEGDLEEIILALQRAENAEKMGVGTE is encoded by the coding sequence ATGCTGGACAAACTCGAAACAATACAGGACAGGTACTACTATCTGGAAGAAAAACTTTCAGACCCTGAAGTATTGGCAGACATGAAGCAGTTTGCCAAAATCAATAAAGAATATAAAGACCTCACTGAAATCATAGAGACTTACAGAGAGTATAAAATGATTGTTGAGCATATCAGCAATGCCAGGGAGATGCTCAAGGATGCTGATCCTGAAATGCGTGAAATGGCTGAATCGGAGCTTTCAGACCTTAACCCACAACTTGAAGAACTTCAGGAAAAAATCAATTATCTACTCATTCCAAAAGACCCCGAAGATAGCAAGGATGTAGTTTTTGAAATTCGCTCAGGAACAGGTGGAGATGAAGCCAGTATTTTCGCAGGAGACCTTTTCAGGATGTATTCCAAATATTTTGAAAGTCAGGGCTGGAAAACAGAAGTCATCGACGAAAATCCCGGGTCTGTAGGTGGCTACAATAAAATAGTGATGGAAGTCTATGGAGCTGATGTCTATGGCAAACTGAAATTTGAATCAGGCGCACATAGAGTTCAGAGAGTGCCAAAGACCGAATCACAAGGTCGCGTCCATACATCAGCAGCGACCGTCGCCGTAATGCCAAAATTTGAAGAGGAAGAAATCGACATCAGAAAAGATGATTTGAAGACAGATACATTCAGGGCACAGGGTGCAGGTGGACAGCACGTCAACAAAACTGAATCCGGAGTAAGATTTACCCATATCCCTACAGGAATAGTGGCAGAAAGTACGGATTCGAGGTCCCAACACAAAAACCGCGAAATCGCCCTCCAAAGACTCTACGTAAAAATCCAGGATGCCGCCAAAGAAAAAAGTTATCTGGAACAAAAAGATAAAAGAAAATCTCTGGTCGGTACAGGTGATCGCTCAGATAAAATCAGGACATACAATTATCCTCAAAACAGAATCACCGATCATAGAATTAATCTGACGATATATAATCTGGATTCTGTAGTGGAAGGTGATCTTGAAGAAATTATCCTTGCACTACAGCGTGCAGAAAATGCAGAAAAAATGGGAGTTGGCACCGAGTAA